In a genomic window of Babylonia areolata isolate BAREFJ2019XMU chromosome 3, ASM4173473v1, whole genome shotgun sequence:
- the LOC143280398 gene encoding uncharacterized protein LOC143280398 — translation MALLQGQHQQQNSQHKNEDGSSNRRPSVAIKATSTTTTAGEGAGGGGAGEGGRAVRRASSMLGLTGPKTASLASHAPAASTSSSSSTTNVPPPPGATFFGVLASKRLARRFASRFHRRRLGTMSSLLSSGGGPPPVHMEPTYRLEPRRKFRPSEVEKMLEKVVGERMNKFHYSARLCANMCKALGDDIKEAVKGMNFDRYKIVSNVVIGQKKDQAVLMCSRCAWDEKLDNFASYTFQNEHVFCTATVFGIYME, via the exons ATGGCACTATTACAAGGCCAACATCAACAGCAGAACTCCCAACACAAAAATGAGGACGGCAGTAGCAACAGACGACCCTCCGTTGCCATCAAAGCGACCTCCACAACAACTACCGcgggagaaggagcaggaggaggaggagcaggagaaggaggaagggcaGTTCGTAGGGCCAGCAGCATGCTAGGCCTCACTGGACCCAAAACGGCCAGCTTGGCTTCCCACGCCCCTGccgcctccacttcctcctcctcctccactaccaacgtcccccctcccccgggcGCCACCTTCTTCGGGGTGCTGGCCTCCAAGCGACTGGCCCGGAGGTTCGCGTCCCGGTTCCATCGGCGCCGCCTGGGCACCATGTCTTCGCTGCTGTCCTCAGGGGGCGGCCCCCCTCCCGTCCACATGGAACCCACTTACCGCCTGGAGCCACGCCGGAAGTTCAGACCATCTGAG GTTGAGAAGATGctggagaaggtggtgggggagaggatgaACAAGTTCCACTACTCTGCCCGCCTCTGCGCCAACATGTGCAAAGCGCTGGGGGACGACATCAAGGAGGCGGTGAAGGGCATGAACTTTGACCGCTACAAGATCGTCAGCAACGTGGTGATTGGTCAGAAGAAAGACCAGGCGGTCCTGATGTGTTCGCGCTGCGCGTGGGACGAGAAACTGGACAACTTCGCTTCCTACACGTTCCAGAACGAGCACGTCTTTTGCACGGCCACCGTGTTTGGGATCTACATGgaatga